In the genome of Sebastes umbrosus isolate fSebUmb1 chromosome 14, fSebUmb1.pri, whole genome shotgun sequence, one region contains:
- the nudt1 gene encoding 7,8-dihydro-8-oxoguanine triphosphatase, whose product MLTSKLLTLVLVVQPGRVLLGMKKRGFGVGKWNGFGGKVQPGETIEEGARRELLEESSLTVDALEKVGNIKFEFVGETELMDVHVFRADAYNGEPTESEEMRPQWFENDQIPFSQMWADDVLWFPLMLQKKKFVGYFKFQGHDVILSHKLEEVEEL is encoded by the exons aTGTTGACTTCCAAGCTGCTGACCCTGGTGCTGGTGGTCCAGCCGGGCAGGGTGCTGCTCGGCATGAAGAAGAGAGGCTTCGGGGTCGGGAAGTGGAATGGGTTTGGAGGAAAAGTCCAGCCTGGAGAAACTATTGAAGAGGGTGCAAGGAG AGAACTGCTAGAAGAAAGCAGCCTCACGGTGGACGCTCTCGAGAAGGTCGGAAACATCAAATTTGAGTTTGTTGGAGAAACGGAGCTGATGGACGTCCACGTTTTCAGAGCCGACGCTTATAATGGAGAACCAACAGAGTCGGAAG AAATGCGGCCTCAGTGGTTCGAAAATGACCAAATTCCTTTCAGTCAGATGTGGGCTGATGACGTCCTGTGGTTCCCGCTGATGCTCCAGAAGAAGAAATTTGTTGGATACTTTAAGTTTCAGGGTCACGATGTGATACTCAGCCATAAACTGGAAGAGGTGGAGGAACTGTGA
- the mrm2 gene encoding rRNA methyltransferase 2, mitochondrial isoform X1, producing the protein MMWCLFWSQRRALHSSLSLLKKTKSKSPAEQRWLQRQLRDPYVKASHAQHYRCRSAFKLLEIDDRFRLLQPGCGVVDCGAAPGAWSQVAVRRVNSAGTGDGDETDSALPRGTVVGIDLLNIQPLDGAHFLPCHDVTDPVTHAKLLELLPGGQAHVILSDMAPNASGFREMDHEKLITMCFSLLGLAERILQPGGSLLCKYWDGILAHKLQEKLSGVFSSVQTLKPNASRKESAERYFLARVYRKPVK; encoded by the exons ATGATGTGGTGTTTATTCTGGTCCCAGAGGAGAGCTCTTCACTCCTCACTGAGTTTACTGAAGAAGACAAAGAGTAAAAGTCCCGCCGAGCAGCGCTGGCTGCAGCGGCAGCTCAGAGACCCGTATGTCAAAGCGTCCCACGCACAACACTACCGCTGCAGAAGCGCCTTCAAGCTGCTGGAGATAGATGACAGGTTCAGGCTGCTGCAGCCTGGATGCGGTGTGGTGGACTGCGGAGCAGCACCTGGAGCCTGGAGCCAGGTGGCAGTCCGGAGGGTCAACTCAGCCGGGACAGGTGACGGAGATGAGACAG ATTCAGCGTTACCACGTGGTACAGTTGTTGGCATTGACCTGCTGAACATACAACCTCTGGACGGTGCTCACTTCCTGCCCTGTCACGATGTCACCGACCCCGTCACGCACGCCAAACTGCTGGAGCTGCTCCCCGGCGGCCAGGCTCACGTCATCCTGAGCGACATGGCGCCCAACGCCAGCGGCTTCCGGGAGATGGACCACGAGAAACTCATCaccatgtgtttttctttgttagGCTTGGCTGAGAGGATTTTACAGCCGGGGGGCTCTCTGCTTTGTAAATACTGGGACGGCATCCTCGCTCATAAACTCCAGGAGAAACTCTCCGGTGTGTTCAGCAGCGTTCAGACTTTAAAGCCAAACGCCAGCAGGAAGGAATCAGCTGAGAGATATTTCCTCGCTAGAGTGTACAGAAAGCCAGTAAAATGA
- the mrm2 gene encoding rRNA methyltransferase 2, mitochondrial isoform X2 yields MMWCLFWSQRRALHSSLSLLKKTKSKSPAEQRWLQRQLRDPYVKASHAQHYRCRSAFKLLEIDDRFRLLQPGCGVVDCGAAPGAWSQVAVRRVNSAGTDSALPRGTVVGIDLLNIQPLDGAHFLPCHDVTDPVTHAKLLELLPGGQAHVILSDMAPNASGFREMDHEKLITMCFSLLGLAERILQPGGSLLCKYWDGILAHKLQEKLSGVFSSVQTLKPNASRKESAERYFLARVYRKPVK; encoded by the exons ATGATGTGGTGTTTATTCTGGTCCCAGAGGAGAGCTCTTCACTCCTCACTGAGTTTACTGAAGAAGACAAAGAGTAAAAGTCCCGCCGAGCAGCGCTGGCTGCAGCGGCAGCTCAGAGACCCGTATGTCAAAGCGTCCCACGCACAACACTACCGCTGCAGAAGCGCCTTCAAGCTGCTGGAGATAGATGACAGGTTCAGGCTGCTGCAGCCTGGATGCGGTGTGGTGGACTGCGGAGCAGCACCTGGAGCCTGGAGCCAGGTGGCAGTCCGGAGGGTCAACTCAGCCGGGACAG ATTCAGCGTTACCACGTGGTACAGTTGTTGGCATTGACCTGCTGAACATACAACCTCTGGACGGTGCTCACTTCCTGCCCTGTCACGATGTCACCGACCCCGTCACGCACGCCAAACTGCTGGAGCTGCTCCCCGGCGGCCAGGCTCACGTCATCCTGAGCGACATGGCGCCCAACGCCAGCGGCTTCCGGGAGATGGACCACGAGAAACTCATCaccatgtgtttttctttgttagGCTTGGCTGAGAGGATTTTACAGCCGGGGGGCTCTCTGCTTTGTAAATACTGGGACGGCATCCTCGCTCATAAACTCCAGGAGAAACTCTCCGGTGTGTTCAGCAGCGTTCAGACTTTAAAGCCAAACGCCAGCAGGAAGGAATCAGCTGAGAGATATTTCCTCGCTAGAGTGTACAGAAAGCCAGTAAAATGA